One region of Yersinia bercovieri ATCC 43970 genomic DNA includes:
- the djlA gene encoding co-chaperone DjlA, translating to MQYWGKLLGLVLGLMSGTGFWGVVLGLLVGHMVDRVRSTKRRGYFADQQTRQLIFFRATFQVMGHLTKAKGRVTEVDIQLASQLMDRMQLHGEARAAAQQAFREGKESGFPLRERLQELRGVCFGRFDLIRMFLEIQLQAAFADGSLHPNERQVLYVIAEELGISRGQFDQFLSMIEGGRQFGGHGGWQGQQGGYSQGGYQQASNGPTLEDACKVLGVSSSDDSVVIKRAYRKLMGEHHPDKLVAKGLPPEMMEMAKQKAQEIQAAYDLIKREKGFK from the coding sequence ATGCAGTATTGGGGAAAACTGCTCGGTCTGGTATTGGGCTTAATGTCAGGTACTGGTTTCTGGGGTGTGGTACTGGGGTTGCTTGTCGGCCATATGGTAGACAGGGTGCGAAGCACGAAGCGCCGCGGCTATTTTGCCGATCAACAAACACGACAATTAATTTTTTTCCGCGCCACTTTTCAGGTGATGGGGCACTTAACCAAGGCCAAAGGGCGGGTGACGGAGGTTGATATTCAGCTTGCCAGCCAATTGATGGATAGAATGCAATTGCATGGCGAGGCCCGGGCAGCGGCACAGCAAGCATTTCGTGAGGGGAAAGAGAGTGGATTCCCGCTGCGTGAAAGATTGCAGGAGTTGCGCGGTGTCTGCTTTGGGCGCTTTGATTTAATTCGGATGTTTCTGGAAATTCAGTTGCAGGCCGCATTTGCCGATGGTTCGTTGCATCCCAATGAGCGGCAGGTGCTGTATGTCATCGCTGAAGAGCTGGGGATCTCCCGTGGTCAGTTTGATCAATTCCTGAGCATGATTGAAGGTGGTCGACAGTTTGGTGGTCACGGCGGATGGCAGGGCCAGCAGGGAGGATACTCTCAAGGTGGTTACCAGCAAGCGTCGAATGGGCCAACACTGGAGGATGCCTGCAAGGTGTTGGGGGTGAGTAGCAGTGACGACAGCGTGGTTATCAAACGTGCTTACCGCAAGTTGATGGGGGAGCATCATCCGGATAAGTTGGTGGCGAAAGGTTTGCCGCCAGAAATGATGGAGATGGCGAAGCAAAAAGCCCAAGAAATTCAAGCCGCCTATGACTTAATTAAGCGCGAGAAGGGATTTAAATAA
- the rapA gene encoding RNA polymerase-associated protein RapA encodes MPFTLGQRWISDTESELGLGTVVAIDVRMITLLFPATGENRLYARNDSPITRVMFNPGDTITHHEGWQLKVEEVTHENGLITYIGTRLDTDENGVSMREVLLDSKLTFSKPQDRLFAGQIDRMDRFALRFRARKYQSEQFRLPWSGLRGVRASLIPHQLHIAYEVGQRHAPRVLLADEVGLGKTIEAGMIINQQLLAGRAERILIVVPESLQHQWLVEMLRRFNLRFSLFDDSRYSEALQDSTNPFETEQMVICSLDFVRRNKQRLEQLADAAWDLLVVDEAHHLAWSEEAPSREYQVIEQLAENIPGVLLLTATPEQLGQQSHFARLRLLDPDRFHDYEEFINEQQKYRPIADAVTLLLGGERLADDKLNLLGELIAEQDIEPLLKAANSQSEDSEAARKELVTMLMDRHGTSRILFRNTRNGVKGFPHRVLHQIKLPLPTQYQTAIKVSGIMGAKKTLEARAKDMLYPEQIYQEFEGENATWWNFDPRVEWLLNYLIANRGEKVLVICAQAATALQLEQVLREREAIRAAVFHEGLSLIERDRAAAYFASEEDGAQVLLCSEIGSEGRNFQFACQLVMFDLPFNPDLLEQRIGRLDRIGQNREIQIMVPYLENTAQAVLVRWYHEGLDAFEHTCPTGRTIYDTGYQTLIGYLATPNEQEGLDEFIHTCRQQHEELKLQLEQGRDRLLEMHSNGGEHGQELAQIIADQDNDVNLVSFALNLFDIVGINQEDRSDNLIVLTPSDHMLVPDFPGLPQDGCTVTFDREQALSREDAQFVSWEHPIIRNGLDLILSGDTGSCAVSLLKNKALPVGTLLAELVYVVEAQAPKHLQLTRFLPPTPVRMLMDRNGTNLAAQVEFETFNRQLNAVNRHTSSKLVNAVQQEVHTMLQQAEALVAEQAQLLIDAAKHEADDKLSAELARLEALKAVNPNIRDDELEALEHNRKLVLESLNQAGWRLDAIRLVVVTHQ; translated from the coding sequence ATGCCTTTTACACTTGGTCAACGCTGGATCAGCGATACAGAAAGCGAACTTGGATTGGGTACCGTCGTTGCCATCGACGTACGCATGATCACCTTACTGTTCCCCGCAACCGGTGAAAACCGCCTTTACGCCAGAAATGACTCGCCTATCACTCGTGTCATGTTCAATCCAGGCGACACCATCACTCACCACGAAGGCTGGCAGCTGAAAGTGGAAGAGGTGACGCACGAAAACGGGCTGATTACCTATATCGGCACCCGTCTGGATACAGACGAGAACGGCGTCTCGATGCGTGAAGTGCTGCTCGATAGCAAACTAACTTTTAGCAAACCACAAGATCGGTTGTTTGCCGGTCAAATCGACCGCATGGATCGTTTTGCCCTGCGTTTTCGCGCCCGTAAGTATCAAAGTGAGCAGTTCCGCTTGCCATGGAGCGGCCTGCGTGGCGTCCGTGCCAGCCTGATCCCACACCAACTACATATCGCTTATGAAGTGGGGCAGCGCCATGCACCGCGCGTATTGCTGGCCGATGAAGTCGGCTTGGGTAAAACCATCGAAGCGGGGATGATTATCAACCAGCAACTGCTGGCAGGCCGTGCTGAGCGTATACTGATTGTAGTACCAGAAAGCCTGCAACATCAGTGGTTAGTTGAGATGCTGCGCCGCTTTAATCTGCGCTTCTCGCTATTTGATGACAGCCGCTACTCCGAAGCCTTGCAAGACAGCACCAATCCGTTTGAAACCGAACAAATGGTGATCTGCTCCCTGGATTTTGTGCGCCGTAATAAGCAGCGTTTGGAGCAGTTGGCAGACGCCGCTTGGGATCTACTGGTGGTGGATGAAGCGCACCATCTGGCGTGGAGCGAAGAGGCGCCGAGCCGCGAATATCAGGTTATTGAACAGTTGGCTGAAAATATCCCCGGCGTCTTACTGTTGACCGCAACACCAGAGCAATTGGGCCAGCAGAGCCACTTTGCTCGCTTGCGTTTGCTCGATCCTGATCGCTTCCATGACTACGAAGAGTTCATCAATGAGCAGCAGAAATATCGCCCGATTGCCGATGCCGTGACACTGCTGCTAGGTGGCGAGCGCTTAGCCGACGATAAGCTGAATTTGTTGGGTGAACTCATTGCTGAGCAAGATATTGAACCACTGCTGAAAGCCGCTAATAGCCAAAGTGAAGATAGCGAAGCCGCCCGTAAAGAGTTGGTGACCATGCTGATGGACAGACATGGCACCAGCCGGATCTTGTTCCGTAACACCCGTAATGGGGTGAAGGGCTTCCCGCATCGCGTCTTGCATCAAATTAAGCTGCCGTTACCGACTCAGTACCAAACGGCGATTAAAGTGTCGGGCATCATGGGCGCCAAAAAAACATTGGAAGCGCGCGCCAAAGATATGCTTTATCCGGAGCAAATCTATCAGGAGTTTGAAGGCGAAAATGCCACCTGGTGGAACTTCGATCCTCGGGTTGAGTGGCTGCTCAACTATCTGATTGCTAATCGTGGCGAAAAAGTGCTGGTTATCTGCGCGCAAGCCGCCACAGCATTGCAGCTCGAACAAGTGCTGCGTGAGCGCGAAGCTATCCGCGCCGCCGTGTTCCATGAAGGTTTATCGCTGATTGAACGCGACCGTGCCGCCGCCTACTTTGCCTCTGAAGAGGATGGCGCACAGGTATTACTCTGCTCTGAAATCGGTTCGGAAGGGCGTAACTTCCAGTTCGCCTGCCAGTTGGTGATGTTTGACCTGCCGTTCAACCCAGATTTGCTGGAACAGCGTATTGGCCGTCTGGACCGTATCGGCCAGAACCGCGAAATCCAAATCATGGTGCCCTATTTGGAAAATACCGCCCAAGCGGTGCTGGTACGCTGGTATCACGAAGGTTTGGATGCTTTCGAGCACACCTGCCCAACCGGCCGCACCATCTATGATACCGGCTATCAAACACTGATTGGTTATCTGGCGACCCCCAATGAGCAGGAAGGGCTGGATGAGTTTATCCACACCTGCCGCCAGCAGCATGAAGAGCTGAAACTTCAGTTGGAACAAGGCCGTGACCGTCTATTGGAGATGCACTCCAATGGCGGCGAACATGGGCAGGAGCTGGCGCAGATTATTGCGGATCAAGATAATGACGTGAATTTAGTCAGTTTCGCCCTTAACTTGTTCGATATTGTTGGGATCAACCAAGAAGATCGTAGCGATAACCTGATCGTACTGACACCATCTGACCACATGTTGGTGCCGGACTTCCCTGGTTTGCCGCAAGATGGCTGCACTGTCACCTTTGATCGCGAACAGGCACTGTCGCGGGAAGATGCCCAATTTGTCAGTTGGGAACATCCGATCATCCGCAATGGTTTGGATCTGATCCTGTCTGGCGACACGGGCAGTTGCGCAGTTTCTTTGTTGAAAAACAAAGCATTGCCTGTTGGCACCTTGCTCGCTGAATTGGTCTATGTGGTCGAAGCGCAAGCGCCAAAACATCTGCAATTGACCCGTTTCTTGCCACCGACTCCGGTGCGGATGCTGATGGATCGTAACGGCACCAATCTGGCGGCACAGGTTGAATTTGAAACCTTTAACCGCCAGTTGAATGCGGTTAATCGTCATACCTCCAGCAAGTTGGTCAATGCGGTGCAGCAAGAGGTTCACACCATGTTGCAGCAGGCAGAGGCGCTAGTTGCAGAGCAAGCGCAGCTGTTGATTGATGCCGCTAAGCACGAAGCTGATGATAAGTTGAGTGCGGAACTGGCGCGTTTGGAAGCCCTAAAAGCGGTTAACCCAAATATTCGTGATGATGAGCTGGAAGCATTGGAACATAACCGTAAATTGGTACTGGAAAGTCTAAATCAAGCGGGCTGGCGTTTAGATGCTATCCGCCTGGTGGTGGTCACTCACCAGTAA
- the rluA gene encoding bifunctional tRNA pseudouridine(32) synthase/23S rRNA pseudouridine(746) synthase RluA, with product MHILYQDQHIMVVNKPSGLLSVPGRAPEHKDSVMTRIQADYPTAESVHRLDMATSGVIIVALTKAAERELKRQFREREPKKTYIARVWGHLAQDEGLIDLPLICDWPNRPKQKVCYETGKSAQTEYQVLSRDADGSTRVKLSPITGRSHQLRVHMLAMGHPILGDGFYAHPEAKAMAPRLQLHAQELCITHPEFSTLMHFKCEAGF from the coding sequence CTGCATATTCTGTATCAAGATCAGCATATTATGGTGGTCAATAAACCGAGCGGGTTGCTCTCTGTACCCGGCCGCGCGCCAGAGCACAAAGACAGTGTCATGACCCGTATTCAGGCCGATTATCCGACTGCGGAATCTGTTCATCGGCTGGATATGGCAACCAGTGGTGTGATTATTGTGGCGTTGACCAAAGCTGCTGAGCGCGAGCTTAAGCGCCAGTTTCGTGAGCGCGAACCGAAAAAAACGTATATCGCGCGGGTATGGGGCCATCTGGCACAAGATGAGGGCCTGATTGACCTACCTTTAATCTGCGACTGGCCCAATCGGCCAAAACAGAAAGTCTGCTATGAGACCGGTAAATCCGCCCAAACTGAGTATCAGGTGCTTTCACGGGATGCGGATGGCAGTACCCGGGTGAAATTGTCACCAATCACTGGTCGCTCACATCAGTTACGGGTTCATATGCTGGCAATGGGTCATCCGATCCTCGGCGATGGCTTCTACGCCCATCCTGAAGCCAAAGCGATGGCACCCCGGTTGCAGTTACATGCGCAGGAATTATGTATTACTCATCCAGAGTTTAGCACCCTGATGCATTTTAAGTGTGAAGCAGGATTTTGA
- the lptD gene encoding LPS assembly protein LptD: MKKRFPTLLATLIWTALYSQQSLADLAEQCMLGVPTYDQPLVTGDPNQLPVRINAAKTEANYPDNALFTGNVIVQQGNRTLTANQVELTQVQKTGEAIPVRTVTATGDVNYDDPQIKLKGPKGWSNLNTKDTDMDKGKYQMVGRQGRGDADLMKLRGQNRYTILENGTFTSCLPGDNSWSVVGSEVIHDREEEVAEIWNARFKIGKVPVFYSPYMQLPIGDKRRSGFLIPNAKYTSNNGIEFMLPYYWNIAPNFDATITPHYMERRGLQWQNEFRYLLAPGSGTMALDWLPSDRLYHGQDGKEQDPTRWLYYWGHSGVMDKVWRFNVNYTRVSDPNYFTDLTSQYGSTTDGYATQIFSAGYADQNWNATLASKQFQVFSDAGNSNAYRAQPQLDMNYYKNDIGPFDLHVYGQAAKFTSVNLNNPEASRFHIEPSVNLPLSNSWGSLNTEAKLLATHYQQDTPTGFANYYSSVNKGETAPDLKDSVNRVMPQFKVDGKVVFDRPMDLSEGFTQTLEPRVQYLYVPYRDQDDIYIYDTTLMQSDYSGLFRDRTYSGLDRIASANQVSTGLTTRIYDDALVERFNASVGQIYYFSRSRTGNSETIDNSDDTGSLVWAGDTFWRISDQFGLKGGAQYDTRLGNLTLGNAVMEYRKDSERMIQLNYRYASPEYIQAAVSNVTSPGYQQGISQVGATASWPIADRWALVGSYYYDTKANQPASQLVGVQYNTCCWAVNLGYERKITGWNSQTEASKYDNRVSFNIELRGLSSDHNLGTAQMLRSGILPYQSAF, encoded by the coding sequence ATGAAAAAAAGATTCCCAACACTGCTGGCCACATTGATATGGACGGCACTATATAGCCAGCAATCGCTGGCTGACCTCGCTGAGCAATGTATGCTCGGTGTACCTACCTATGACCAACCATTGGTCACAGGCGATCCGAATCAGCTACCGGTCCGCATTAATGCGGCTAAAACCGAAGCCAACTACCCGGATAACGCACTGTTCACTGGCAATGTTATTGTCCAGCAAGGTAATCGCACGTTAACCGCTAATCAGGTTGAGCTGACGCAAGTACAAAAAACCGGTGAAGCTATCCCGGTGCGTACGGTCACCGCCACTGGCGACGTGAATTATGACGATCCGCAAATCAAGCTAAAAGGCCCCAAAGGCTGGTCAAACCTGAATACCAAAGACACTGATATGGATAAAGGTAAATATCAGATGGTCGGTCGACAGGGGCGTGGTGATGCAGATTTGATGAAATTACGGGGTCAGAATCGCTACACCATTCTGGAAAATGGTACTTTTACCTCCTGTCTGCCGGGTGATAATAGCTGGAGCGTCGTGGGTTCCGAAGTCATACACGACCGTGAGGAAGAAGTAGCGGAAATCTGGAATGCCCGCTTTAAAATTGGCAAGGTGCCGGTGTTCTACAGCCCGTATATGCAATTGCCGATCGGTGATAAGCGTCGCTCAGGTTTCCTGATCCCTAATGCTAAATACACCAGTAACAACGGCATCGAGTTTATGCTGCCGTACTACTGGAATATTGCGCCAAACTTTGATGCAACCATTACCCCGCACTATATGGAGCGCCGTGGGTTGCAGTGGCAGAATGAGTTCCGCTACCTGCTGGCACCTGGTTCAGGCACCATGGCGTTAGACTGGCTGCCAAGTGATCGTTTATACCACGGGCAAGATGGCAAAGAGCAAGACCCTACCCGCTGGTTATACTACTGGGGCCATTCCGGTGTAATGGATAAAGTCTGGCGTTTCAACGTCAACTACACGCGTGTGAGTGATCCCAATTACTTCACCGATTTAACGTCGCAATATGGCTCGACCACTGATGGCTATGCCACGCAAATATTCAGCGCAGGCTATGCCGACCAGAACTGGAATGCCACCCTGGCCTCAAAACAGTTCCAGGTGTTTAGTGATGCCGGTAATAGCAATGCTTACCGTGCCCAGCCGCAGCTGGATATGAATTACTACAAAAATGACATTGGTCCATTTGACTTGCATGTCTACGGGCAGGCCGCCAAATTCACTAGCGTTAATCTGAATAATCCGGAAGCCAGTCGTTTCCACATTGAGCCATCGGTTAACCTGCCACTGTCCAACAGTTGGGGGAGTTTGAATACCGAAGCCAAATTACTGGCGACTCATTACCAGCAGGATACCCCGACTGGTTTTGCCAACTACTATTCCAGCGTGAATAAGGGTGAAACAGCCCCAGATCTAAAAGACTCAGTTAACCGGGTGATGCCGCAATTTAAAGTTGATGGCAAAGTGGTATTTGATCGGCCAATGGATTTGAGCGAAGGATTCACCCAAACGCTAGAACCGCGCGTACAATATCTCTATGTTCCCTACCGGGATCAGGATGATATCTATATTTACGACACCACGTTGATGCAGTCGGACTACTCTGGCCTGTTCCGTGACCGTACCTATAGTGGCCTCGACCGCATTGCGTCGGCGAATCAGGTATCTACCGGTTTAACCACCCGCATATATGATGATGCACTGGTTGAACGATTTAATGCTTCTGTGGGTCAAATCTATTACTTCAGCCGTTCGCGTACAGGTAATAGCGAAACTATTGATAACAGTGATGATACCGGTAGCCTTGTTTGGGCTGGCGATACATTCTGGCGAATCAGTGATCAGTTTGGCCTGAAAGGTGGTGCGCAGTATGATACCCGTTTAGGGAATTTGACCCTGGGTAACGCGGTAATGGAGTATAGGAAAGACTCGGAGCGTATGATTCAATTGAATTATCGCTATGCTAGCCCAGAATATATTCAGGCCGCTGTCTCTAACGTGACCAGCCCAGGTTACCAACAGGGTATATCTCAGGTTGGTGCCACCGCCAGTTGGCCAATTGCCGACCGCTGGGCGTTGGTAGGATCGTATTACTACGATACTAAAGCTAATCAGCCCGCCAGCCAGCTTGTTGGCGTACAATACAACACCTGCTGTTGGGCGGTAAACTTGGGTTATGAGCGTAAAATCACCGGCTGGAACTCACAAACTGAAGCCAGTAAATATGATAACAGAGTCAGTTTTAACATCGAATTACGTGGTCTGAGTAGCGACCATAACCTGGGGACTGCACAAATGCTGCGCTCAGGTATTCTGCCTTATCAAAGTGCATTCTGA
- the surA gene encoding peptidylprolyl isomerase SurA, with translation MKNWRTLILGLVVCANTAFAAPQEVDKVAAVVDNGVVLQSDVDGLLQSVKLNAQQAGQQVPDDATLRHQILERLIMDSIQLQMAKKMGITVSDEALDKAIADIAAQNRMTPAQMRSRLAADGLNYDTYREQIRKEMLTSEVRNNEVRRRITILPQEVESLAKQIGNQTSGDAELNLSHILIPLPENPSQQQVDQAEELANKLVSDIKGGADFGKLAIANSADSQALKGGQMGWGKLQELPSLFAEKLQSANKGDVVGPIRSGVGFHILKVNDIRGADKTVSVTEVHARHILLKPSPVMTDDQARAKLAAAAADIKSGKTTFANIAKEISQDPGSAVQGGDLGWASPDIYDPAFRDALMKLQKGEISAPVHSSFGWHLIQVVDTRQVDKTDAAQKDRAYRMLFSRKFAEEAQTWMQEQRAAAYVKILDGSNAQPQ, from the coding sequence ATGAAGAACTGGAGAACGCTTATTCTCGGATTGGTTGTCTGTGCCAATACCGCGTTCGCAGCACCACAAGAAGTTGATAAAGTTGCCGCAGTGGTCGATAACGGCGTTGTTCTGCAAAGTGATGTCGATGGTCTGTTGCAATCAGTAAAACTGAATGCACAGCAGGCCGGGCAGCAGGTTCCGGATGATGCAACCTTGCGCCATCAGATTCTTGAGCGCCTGATTATGGATAGTATCCAGTTGCAGATGGCCAAGAAAATGGGCATTACCGTCAGTGACGAAGCACTGGATAAAGCTATCGCGGATATTGCAGCACAAAACCGCATGACACCTGCCCAGATGCGCAGCCGCTTAGCGGCCGATGGCTTGAATTACGACACTTACCGTGAACAGATCCGTAAAGAGATGTTGACTTCAGAAGTGCGTAACAACGAAGTGCGCCGCCGGATAACTATCCTGCCGCAGGAAGTTGAATCATTGGCCAAACAGATTGGTAACCAGACCAGTGGTGATGCCGAGCTCAACCTCAGCCATATTCTGATCCCGCTGCCAGAGAATCCCTCTCAGCAGCAAGTTGATCAGGCAGAAGAGTTAGCGAACAAACTGGTGTCCGATATTAAAGGCGGCGCTGATTTTGGTAAATTGGCTATCGCCAACTCCGCTGACTCTCAAGCGCTGAAAGGCGGCCAGATGGGTTGGGGGAAATTGCAGGAGCTGCCTTCACTGTTTGCTGAAAAACTGCAATCTGCAAATAAAGGTGATGTGGTTGGCCCTATCCGTTCCGGTGTTGGGTTCCATATCCTGAAGGTGAATGATATCCGTGGTGCAGATAAAACGGTTTCGGTGACTGAAGTTCACGCACGCCACATCTTGCTCAAACCGTCACCGGTAATGACTGACGATCAGGCGCGCGCTAAGTTAGCGGCGGCGGCGGCTGACATTAAAAGCGGGAAAACGACCTTCGCCAATATTGCCAAAGAGATCTCTCAGGACCCAGGTTCTGCGGTGCAAGGGGGTGATCTCGGTTGGGCATCACCAGACATTTATGACCCTGCGTTCCGTGATGCTTTGATGAAGCTGCAAAAAGGCGAAATCAGCGCACCAGTTCACTCCTCTTTCGGCTGGCACTTAATTCAGGTTGTTGATACCCGCCAGGTCGACAAAACTGATGCTGCACAGAAAGATCGTGCCTACCGTATGCTCTTTAGCCGTAAATTCGCTGAAGAAGCACAAACCTGGATGCAAGAGCAGCGTGCTGCTGCTTACGTAAAAATTCTTGATGGTAGTAATGCACAACCACAATAA
- the pdxA gene encoding 4-hydroxythreonine-4-phosphate dehydrogenase PdxA produces the protein MHNHNKRIVITPGEPAGVGPDLVVALAQQDWPVELVVCADPALLLTRAGQLNLPLQLREYQPDQPASAQQAGSLTIFPVKTAAEVTPGQLDVNNSHYVVETLAKACDGAISGEFAALVTGPVQKSIINDAGIPFIGHTEFFADRSHCPRVVMMLATEELRVALATTHLPLLAVPGAITQASLHEVITILDGDLKTKFGIQQPQIYVCGLNPHAGEGGHMGHEEIDTIIPALNALRQQGINLIGPLPADTLFQPKYLQHADAVLAMYHDQGLPVLKYQGFGRAVNITLGLPFIRTSVDHGTALELAASGSADVGSFITALNLAIKMINNSNE, from the coding sequence ATGCACAACCACAATAAACGTATTGTCATTACCCCCGGCGAGCCTGCCGGGGTTGGGCCGGATTTAGTCGTCGCCCTAGCTCAACAGGATTGGCCTGTTGAGCTAGTGGTATGCGCTGATCCGGCCTTGCTACTGACACGTGCTGGCCAGCTAAATCTGCCTTTGCAGCTACGTGAGTATCAGCCAGATCAGCCTGCATCAGCACAGCAAGCTGGCTCCCTCACTATTTTCCCCGTGAAAACAGCGGCTGAGGTGACACCAGGCCAGCTTGATGTCAATAATAGCCACTATGTTGTGGAGACCTTGGCGAAAGCTTGTGATGGCGCGATAAGCGGCGAATTTGCCGCATTGGTGACAGGCCCAGTACAAAAAAGCATTATCAATGATGCCGGTATCCCTTTTATCGGGCATACCGAGTTCTTTGCTGATCGTAGCCACTGTCCACGGGTGGTGATGATGCTAGCAACAGAAGAGCTACGAGTTGCTCTGGCAACCACCCATCTGCCGTTGTTGGCAGTGCCGGGGGCCATCACTCAGGCCAGCTTGCATGAAGTGATCACCATTCTTGATGGTGACCTGAAAACCAAATTTGGCATTCAGCAGCCACAGATTTATGTCTGTGGGCTTAATCCTCATGCGGGTGAAGGTGGCCATATGGGCCATGAAGAGATCGATACCATTATTCCTGCGCTGAATGCATTACGTCAGCAGGGGATAAACCTTATCGGCCCTCTTCCCGCAGATACCCTATTCCAGCCCAAATATCTGCAACACGCCGATGCAGTACTCGCGATGTATCATGATCAGGGGCTACCGGTGCTGAAATATCAAGGATTTGGCCGCGCAGTCAATATCACTCTCGGTTTGCCTTTTATCCGCACCTCAGTGGATCACGGTACCGCTTTAGAACTCGCCGCAAGCGGATCTGCCGATGTCGGCAGCTTCATTACGGCATTAAACTTAGCCATTAAAATGATAAATAACAGCAATGAATAA